A window of the Trichoderma asperellum chromosome 6, complete sequence genome harbors these coding sequences:
- a CDS encoding uncharacterized protein (EggNog:ENOG41~antiSMASH:Cluster_6.9) has protein sequence MVLGIGAYVVEDPTWGLLVFGGTNDTKGDLKTVQTTDPVLKRVFIGSLNLELEVDARFIEAVSFTNGCGNIEIQVSQNPSQPEADKIVLWAESGGGEWEVLGKGGRFLSFPVQRR, from the coding sequence ATGGTCCTCGGAATTGGAGCCTACGTTGTGGAAGATCCAACTTGGGGTCTTCTGGTGTTTGGTGGAACGAATGACACAAAGGGCGACTTAAAGACGGTCCAAACCACAGACCCAGTGCTGAAACGAGTATTTATTGGGTCTCTGAATTTGGAATTAGAGGTTGACGCTAGATTTATTGAGGCTGTGAGCTTCACCAATGGTTGTGGTAACATTGAAATACAAGTTAGTCAAAACCCTAGCCAGCCAGAAGCCGACAAGATTGTGCTTTGGGCAGAGagtggtggaggagaatgGGAGGTACTGGGGAAAGGTGGGAGATTCCTTTCATTTCCCGTACAACGACGgtga
- a CDS encoding uncharacterized protein (EggNog:ENOG41~antiSMASH:Cluster_6.9~SECRETED:SignalP(1-21)) — MAWFRSFNIAALVLFAYFVSSFYCHDDLGLKNGFINFTTSNFQFQLVSDSQVLASLKSIGSSFDFLPRDYLPRRARNGQYHWGDITYRFRTGLRRPG; from the coding sequence ATGGCATGGTTCAGAAGCTTTAACATTGCAGCCTTGGTTCTGTTTGCCTATTTCGTTTCTAGCTTCTACTGTCACGACGACCTCGGTCTCAAAAATGGATTTATCAATTTCACAACATCCAATTTTCAATTCCAGCTGGTGAGTGATTCTCAAGTCCTTGCATCACTCAAGTCTATTGGGAGTTCTTTTGACTTTCTGCCACGAGATTATCTTCCTCGTCGCGCTAGAAATGGTCAATATCACTGGGGGGACATCACGTATCGGTTCCGTACAGGGTTACGGCGTCCTGGGTAG